From the Polaribacter tangerinus genome, the window GCGAAGTGGCAGACTCTCATGATTCTATAATACTAAATCAAGTAGAAAACGGTGTAGCTGTTAGAATGGCCGTAATTTACCTTTTAGCACAGCAAATAAAAAGATAAAATGCAAATTCAAAAAAAAGATACACATATTCTAGTCATCGCAAATGAAAACTCATTTGTAGATTTTAAATCTAATTTTGATGCAAAATTTAAAGAATTTAAAGAATCAAATCTTATTGTTCAATTTTCAGAGCATATTAACATAAAAACAAAAGATTTTTTGGTATTTTTGGAAATAGCAAAAAAACATACTTTAACAAAACTATCATTTGTCGTTGTATGTAAAACAGCTAATGTAGATGAGTTACCAGAAGAACTAAATGTGGTTCCCACACTACAAGAGGCTGAAGATATTTTAGAAATGGAAGCCATAGAAAGAGAATTGGGCTTTTAAAGAAATACTTTATATGATAAAAAAAATACTTTTTATTTTTACTTTTAGCATATCTTCGATTGTTTTTTCACAAGAAAAAAAAATAGAAAGTCTTTCTGCTGCTCCTAATCCGTTTACAAATTTTACAAATATTACATTTGAAGCATCAGAAAAAACAGATGTATATTTTACGGTAAAAAATGTGCTTGGCAAAACTGTTTTTAAGAAAACAATTAAAACTGTAGTAGGTAAAAATACACTCCCTTTTTACAAAAATGATTTATCTACAGGAATGTATATTTACAGCATTAGAAATCAAAAAAAAATTACCTCTAAACGTTTTGTTATTAAATGATACAGCTAACCATTTTAGGCTGTCATTCTGCTACACCGCGTGTAAATGCTTTTCCAACTTCTCAATATTTAGAAATAAACAACAAGCATGTTTTAATTGACTGTGGTGAGGGCACACAGCGTCAAATGAGAAAATACAAAGTTGGTTTTTCTAAAATTGATACTATATTTATTTCCCATCTTCATGGTGATCATTTTTACGGTTTAGTTGGTTTACTCTCTACTTACGGAATGCTAAACAGAGAGAAAGATATGCATATTTTTGGCCCAAAAGGTATTAAAAATGCTACGCTACAAATGCTAAAAATATCGGAATCTCATGCAAAGTTTAAAATAATTTTTCATGAACTATCCTCACAGGAAAGTGAACTTATTTACGAGGACGAAAAAATTACCGTACACACAATTCCACTATCACATAGAGTATATACAAACGGCTATTTATTTACAGAAAAAAAGAAACCAAGAAAGTTAAATATGCTTAATATTTCTGGTTATCCAGAAATAAGTAAAGCCGATTATCTAAACATAAAAGCAGGAAAAGATATTATATTAAATTCTGGTGAAATTATAAAAAATAACACATTAAGCTTAGATCCACCAAAACCATTAAGCTATGCTTTTTGTAGTGATACTTCTTACAAACCAGACATAGTTCCTATACTTAAAGAGGTAGACCTACTTTACCATGAAGCTACTTTTTTATCTGACAAACAAGATTTAGCAAAAAAAACAAAACATTCTACAGCGTTAGAAGCTGCCAAAATTGCAAACGATGCCAATGTAAAAAAGTTGATTTTAGGTCATTATTCTGGAAGATACAAAGATATAGGTCTTTTTAAACAAGAAGCAGAAAGCGTATTTAAAAATGTGCATTTAGCAACAACTGGCAAAGTGTTTGACGTAAATTAATACTGTTTTGTTGCTAATAAAACTAAAGTACACGCTACTTCTACTTTTATATTTTTGGCCTCTAAAAGCTTGTAAAACTCCTCGTTTTCTGTACCAGGATTAAAAATAACTCTCTCAGGTTGCAAGCTTATTATATAATTATAAAATTCATCTTGCCTATTGGCACTCAAATATAAAGTTACCGTATGAATATTTTTAAAATCTAATTTTTCGGTATCGATGTTTACACCAGCAACGACTCCCGATCTTAAGCCTACTGCAACAACTTCGATATTATTTTCAACTAATTTTACAATAGCTTTATTAGAATAACGCTCTTCTTTTAATGAAGCTCCTATAACCAATGTTTTTTTTGACATCTTTTTAACTCAATTTTATTTTAATAATACGAAACTAATTTATTCTTTATTTGCTACTTCAAAAGAAGCTTTTAATGCAATACCAATGTTGGCAATACCGCAACCAAGAATACCTAAAAAGTTAATGTAAGAGCTTGAAAAAACAATAAACTTTACAAAAATATTTAGCACAAAAATAAATAGAATGATGTTGGATAGTAAAAGAAGGAATTTATACTTTTTTTTCATTTGGTAGTTTATGCATGCAACTTACAAAAAAAGAAAATTATCCTCTTCTTCGACCTCTACTATTTCTCATATCTAACATTTTTTCTCTTACTGTTTTAGTATAATTTACCTTAGTTATTTCTGTCCCTTTATTTGGTGCTTCAATTTCTAATATTTCTTTTTTATTAATTACAATTTCAGTGCACAAAAGTGTTGTATTGTTTGCGCTAACTTCTAAAATTAAACCCGGTAAACCCCAATATTCTGCAGGGCCTTGTGCAACCGGAATTTGTGGTGTATACCAGGCTTCTACAACTGTTAAATTTTGCTGCTGTTCACCATTTTCTTTGCTATTAGTTCTTAAATCTGCCCAAGAAAAATCATACCAAGTTAGCTCGTTATCTGGTACAAAAGCTTTGGCTTTGTAACATGTGTAATTACCTATTTTTTTTGATTCACTTCCCATTACCCAGTCTATCTTATACAAAGAGTCTTTTACCAGAAAACGCTTCCCATAAAACTCTTGACTTTGAACAAGCTGTTCTTTTTGGATATTTTTATATTGATCACCTCTAGAAAAATATCCACCCCAAGAATCTGTTGCTCCTGAAATTGCATCAATCTTTTCTTCCTCTAAAAATAATGCTTCTTGAGTATTAAAAGATAGCACATAGGTTTTTTCTAATCTATTTTTTAAGCGTTCTGCAACTTGCTTTTTTCTGGCTTCAGAAAAATTTGCACCCCAATTACCAAGATCCATTTTAGTTTTAGAAATATAAGTTGCTTTACCACTAAAATTCTGAGAAGTTATAGTAAACGACGTCAATAAAAGTAGTAGAGAGAAAGATATTTTCGTTAAGTTAGATTTCATTATTGACAGATTTAAGTTATTTTATGTTTAACAAACATATAAAATTAATAAACAAAAAATCTACTTAAATAAATAATTAA encodes:
- a CDS encoding T9SS type A sorting domain-containing protein; amino-acid sequence: MIKKILFIFTFSISSIVFSQEKKIESLSAAPNPFTNFTNITFEASEKTDVYFTVKNVLGKTVFKKTIKTVVGKNTLPFYKNDLSTGMYIYSIRNQKKITSKRFVIK
- a CDS encoding ribonuclease Z produces the protein MIQLTILGCHSATPRVNAFPTSQYLEINNKHVLIDCGEGTQRQMRKYKVGFSKIDTIFISHLHGDHFYGLVGLLSTYGMLNREKDMHIFGPKGIKNATLQMLKISESHAKFKIIFHELSSQESELIYEDEKITVHTIPLSHRVYTNGYLFTEKKKPRKLNMLNISGYPEISKADYLNIKAGKDIILNSGEIIKNNTLSLDPPKPLSYAFCSDTSYKPDIVPILKEVDLLYHEATFLSDKQDLAKKTKHSTALEAAKIANDANVKKLILGHYSGRYKDIGLFKQEAESVFKNVHLATTGKVFDVN
- a CDS encoding CoA-binding protein produces the protein MSKKTLVIGASLKEERYSNKAIVKLVENNIEVVAVGLRSGVVAGVNIDTEKLDFKNIHTVTLYLSANRQDEFYNYIISLQPERVIFNPGTENEEFYKLLEAKNIKVEVACTLVLLATKQY
- a CDS encoding GLPGLI family protein, whose amino-acid sequence is MKSNLTKISFSLLLLLTSFTITSQNFSGKATYISKTKMDLGNWGANFSEARKKQVAERLKNRLEKTYVLSFNTQEALFLEEEKIDAISGATDSWGGYFSRGDQYKNIQKEQLVQSQEFYGKRFLVKDSLYKIDWVMGSESKKIGNYTCYKAKAFVPDNELTWYDFSWADLRTNSKENGEQQQNLTVVEAWYTPQIPVAQGPAEYWGLPGLILEVSANNTTLLCTEIVINKKEILEIEAPNKGTEITKVNYTKTVREKMLDMRNSRGRRRG